A portion of the Cryptomeria japonica chromosome 5, Sugi_1.0, whole genome shotgun sequence genome contains these proteins:
- the LOC131039603 gene encoding ATP synthase subunit b', chloroplastic — translation MALMASPLTPTGKIPLKTTFQSGTKVPTFKNNVCCQQNRLLIEAQQKKITSSSSFNIKISPALKNGCLIALNSLLAMPALAEIEKAKLFDFNLTLPIIVAEFLLLMVALDNIWIKPLGKFMDDRDEEIRQKLLSVRDNSEEIKRLQEEADAILKAARAEVTASLNQMKKEMSAELEAKLKESRTRVEKELELALQKLDVQKEETLRSLDKQIGELSEGIVKKVMPGIF, via the exons ATGGCACTCATGGCATCGCCACTCACACCCACAGGCAAGATCCCTTTGAAAACCACATTCCAATCAGGTACCAAAGTGCCCACATTCAAAAATAATGTTTGTTGCCAACAAAATCGCCTGTTAATCGAAGCCCAACAGAAAAAAATTACATCCAGCTCCTCATTTAACATAAAAATCTCCCCTGCTCTAAAAAATGGTTGCCTGATTGCCTTGAACAGCCTTTTAGCCATGCCTGCCCTGGCAGAAATAGAAAAAGCCAAGCTTTTTGACTTCAATCTCACCCTGCCCATCATAGTGGCAGAATTTTTGCTTTTGATGGTAGCACTTGACAACATCTGGATCAAGCCTTTAGGAAAATTCATGGATGATAGGGACGAAGAAATCAGGCAAAAGCTGCTGAGTGTTCGCGACAATTCTGAGGAAATCAAGCGCTTACAG GAGGAGGCTGATGCCATTCTCAAGGCTGCCCGGGCAGAGGTCACGGCTTCCTTGAACCAGATGAAGAAGGAGATGTCAGCAGAGTTGGAGGCGAAGTTAAAGGAGTCCCGAACACGGGTTGAGAAGGAATTGGAGTTGGCATTGCAGAAATTAGATGTCCAGAAGGAGGAAACACTTCGAAGCCTTGATAAGCAAATTGGGGAGCTCAGCGAAGGGATTGTCAAGAAGGTTATGCCCgggattttttaa